The nucleotide window GGCAGAGTGCTCAGGGAAGGACTGTCCACAGtgcctggccagcacagcccagcacgctgctggccctggagcagagcagcttccagcaagaaAGAGGCAAACACATCTTGCCAAGAGCTAGAGGAGATGGCATTAATGCGTGCATAgaggcctttgaattcacagctcccCAAGAGAGCTTTGGGTCTCTTGGCTGGACAGAAATGATCCGGCTCAGACCTGTGCTCAAAGGTGGGGAAcaaaccctgctgcaggtgcttgctttggtctctgcaggcccaggcagatgccaaagctgctcttcacatccttcccctgcccctctgccaagtgcaaggggcctcaaggactaaaggaaacacagggagtcaaagggagacagctgcacctaccaGGCcggggactgctggggaagcagtTTCCTTGGGAATCAAGCCCTTCTCTTCCAAGGGCTTTTCCCCAAATGCGTACatgtcctggggaacaccaagacacccttaagaaaccctggcaaggctgaattgcttgtgctccttgcagcacaggcactgcagctgtgtgggaatccacaaaatcagagggttttgggaaagctgcaaaaggcaggcctcagagacaacagaactgtgattagagctaagcagtagccatgagataggtcagcagaaaaattatttaaaatgtagaaaagcaaggacaaatagaacaatggtctgtgtattaacgcttgtctaggataacttcctaagctgcagaaaagttgaTCTAGCAAGATGTTCGGAAGTTTGAAGCTtcataatggagctctgtgcattgtctTTTAAGGCTTTcaagcaggcattgtatttgaaataagcaggCATTGTCTTAACTAATGGCACGTGTGCCTATAGCagttggatggaaccactgtcaatatgcttctgctttgtgtgattgctCAAAAAGCTTctcaagtaagttgtaacattgagttcttggtctgctgcctgggatgtgagctgctggcaccttcccGTTGTCAGAACCATGTAGCGAgagtgatgctgaaaaataaaacagctcaaggcacgttccacagcagtcccgtCCTGTTACTGATTTGTACGTAGACCCCCAGCCGGCCATAGGTGGCCGCTTCAGGCTAACAGGACACAGCACATCTACTGAAAGCCAGTTTTTCCTTGGCTACCTTCATTCTTCTTATGACCATTCATAAGAAGAATGGTCATAAGAAGAATCCattcatccattcatccatttcTCCTCCCAGGAGAGTTCTGAGCTTCCCCACATCAGCAATACTCTTCTTTTATCCAAGCAGCGCATCATGAAGGAAGCTTTCTATGCTCCATAATCCTAACTAAATAAAGCCTTGCCAAGAAAACCTCACAACATTACATTTCCTATCTATGGCTAAGCTCCTCTTAAAACTCAGGGCATGGGGGAAGCTCTCCCTAAAGGGGATGATccattccctttttccctccttgtgcTGGTGTTCAGTGGGctcccaggatgaaggaagcGAGAGAATCTTgtttccatgtttcagaaggcagatttattcttttatgaTCTATCTTCTATAAAAATGATATATTAGCAGTATTGTAAATGAATAGAagcaaggatttcatcagaaggcttgcaaGGAAAGGGCAAGAATGGAATGAAAATAGAATCTTGTGACTGAGCAGACagcctgagacagctggactgccATTGACTGtgattaattagaaacaacctcatgagaccaatcaaagatgccacctgttgcattccacagcagcagatcgTTATtgcttccattttcttcctgagacctctcagcctctcaggagaaaagtcctggcaaagggatttttcagaaaatgtcatggCTACTCCACCTCTCAGCTGGCCGGGCACAAGGGCCTCTTCAGGCGCAGGCATCTCCTCTCCACTCTTCCTGCACTTGCTTTCCCCAGTTCAGGCAAGCAAAGCTGCTTGGCTCAGGACGTTCTTTGGGCTTCTGAAAGGGGCCTGGCCACTTAGCTAGAGCAGGGCAAGGAAGGGAGTCTTAAAACACTCGGCATTCTTGAGAGTTTTATTATCACTCCGGCTGAAACAAAGTATCCCCTGGCTACTTCTGCCTCTTTAGCATTCGGTCCTGCAGGTGGCCTGCTCAGGCTGAGAGCTCTCAGCGCCTGCAGGGTCCAGTTCTACTGCAGCCTAGCTCTTCCTCTCACAGCCTAATTTTATAATGACAATTCTTTCATTTCTACTTCAAAGATACTTCAGAGCTTGTCGAAATTAACAATATTCTCCTCTAAGCTAATCAATCCTTGATTGTCTAAGCTATCTACCTTCTATAGTCCTACAAAGTCGCTCCCTATGTGTCctaaatttttgaaaattttatctaaaatgaaaaattttatttttgtaaaaaatccAACAGAGCTTTCAATGAAACCTAACTTACACCTAAACTAACCTAAGCTAAGCTAAACTATCACCTAAACTAGCAAATTACAAAAGCCTTTGATTTCCTATctacagcccagctcctcttaAAACTCAGGGCATGGCTGAAACTCTGCTTGATGATGACAcatccccttctccctcctctccgCTGGCGGCGCACAAGGGCCTCCTCAGGCGCAGGCGTCTCCTCTCCAATCTTCCTGCACTTGTTTGGCTGAGGTGatcagagcagccaggctggaggcaggatGGCCTGAGGTCACAAAGGGATGCTgcccagaggaaaaagaaaacaaagaaaggaagCCTTACTTTCCAGGATCACATCCTCATGGGCTCAAGCAGGACTCCTTGGCTACCAGAAAGACACACCAAGAGCAAGCATCGAGGGCAGCATGTGCTCCTGCGCCTTCCTGTCCTGGCACCCGTCTCAGCCCCGTGGCCCACACTCCTCCTCATCCCTTCGTGCAGGCGTCCTCAGCTGACAGGGCTTTTTGGccctttgctttttcttaccTGCAGGAGTTCCTGGGCAGACCAGCGCCTGTCCTCgtctgcctgcaggcagcagcgGAGAAAGTCGCGCAGGAGAGCCGAGTGGTGCTTGGGGTTCTGCAGTTTTGGGGGCCCGTTCCTTTCTATCAGTTCAAAAACCTACAGCACACGGATGCAAGAGGACACTAGAGCTGCTCCTTTGCTAGCCGCATCAGCTCTCTCCACACAGAGCCCTCTTTCTAAGCTGCACCTTACCCTGAGACGGGCTTCCCGCTGGTAAGGAGCTTCCCCTTCCACCATTTCCAGCCCCATGATCCCCAGGGACCAgatgtccactttggggccgtAGGCTTCTCCTCTCACCACCTCCGGTGCCATCCAGCTGGGAGTGCCGACGCGGGAGCTGCGCTTGCTGCGCTCAGGACTGAGCTGAGCGCAGAGGCCAAAGTCAGCTGAGGAGAACAACAAAGCCTGTCAAAGCCAGCTACCACTGGCCAAGCAGCCAAAAGGATTGCCCACTCCAAGCCTGGCAAGGAGATGCTGAATCTAGCtgaaagagcagctgagcaCTCCTTACAcggggctggagccagggaaaGAAGGCATCGGCCACTTCAAAAACACCCCGGCCATTCACGCGCTGGCCGAGCGGCGCTCCTGGCCGAGTGGCACTCACCAaaaggcagccccagagcacaggctgcaaaTGCCGCACACAAGCAGGGATACCCACCCAACTTGACGGATCCATCCATGCCCACGAGAACGTTGCCGCttttgatgtctctgtggaTGACTTGGCGGCAATGAAGGAAATGCAGTCcttgcaggcactgagagagaaaaaggagggagggaaagttAACGTGCAGGATCTGATTTCATACCACCAGAAAGGAAAGAGCTCAACGGGATGGACTGCTTTCTCATGGGAATTGGGAGCCAGGGTGCAGCATCATGGTGCTTCTCCTCTGtcttgtgacagcagcagcagcaaaagaaagctgagaGCAAGAAATCTCTGCTGTCCTTAACCTCCAGCTAACAAGCAGCGTCCTGGGCAGGCCCGGGGAAGCACAAGTGGGATGCCTCACCTCCCGACAGACAGCGCCTATCTGTCCTTCCTCCAGGTACACTGCCCGGAGCACATCAAACAAGGTGCCGCCGTCCATGAACTCCATGGCCAGCCAAAGCTCTGCATCCACCAGGTagctggaagaagaaaaccacGGCATGGACAGAGAGCAATGGCCACTGCTCAGTCACCCGAGGGCCTGAGCCAGGCTTTTGCCAGTGCTCTCCAAGCTACGTGTGCCGCAAGAGATTCTTGAACAGCAGGTCAACCTCCTCCCACCCTCTGGAGACGAGCAGAGAAATCATCATCACCAGCTCCGTTCTCTGCCACTGACCAAAGGGCATTGTCTCTTCTGGCTTGCACTAGCTCATTGCCATGACAGTATGCCAACCTGTCAAAGTAGGAGACGATATTGCGATGCCTGTTGTCCCTCATGGCCAGGATTTCAATGGCAGCCAGCTCCTCGGACATCTCCTCCCCAAGCGACATGATCTTGATGGCCACCTAAGAGGACATGGGCGACGGTTACCTTGAGAAGACGCAGCCTGCTCCAGATCACAAACGCAGACGTGGAGCGAGTGCTTGTGCGATggggcagccagctgtgccaaaGTGCCTGGTTTCTagactgcagagctcagcagaagcACCAAAGCCCATCCCAAGTGCATTCTGCACCCTGAGCCTAGACGGTACTTCAGCggaacagcctctgctgcagacGTGGAGCGGCCAGccaaagctgcaggcagagctcgcAGCAGCGGGCAAAGCACTCCAGAGCTGCAAAATGCCATGGGGCTCTTGGCACTTTACCTGTTGTCCGCTGCTGATGTCAAGGGCTTTATAAACAGCTCCAAACCCcctagaaagaaaacagcagcagaaaaagcccTTTAGCTCTGGCACGGAAAGCAAGCCTAGGCCGGAGATCTGCCCAGGCTGCCTGGACGCCTTAGAAAATGCCATCTGCGGCCTCTCTTTTTCAGCACATCACTCCGTGAGCCCTCTGCCAATGCAGGGCAGGGTGTCCGAGGGAACACTAAGGTCCAGCATGAAGACCAAGGGCCGCTGCAAATCTCCAAGGCACGCGCCCAGTTTGGTCACTTCCAAACCTAAGGGGAACTCTCTTCTTGCGTGggtgtgcatgcatgtgtgtgtcaAGAAATTGAGAACAATTCTGGCCAGAACACTGTCTTGGAGAATCTGACATTTCTTGGATGGCAAGGTGCTCTTTCAGGCCATAAAGCTGCAatggcaggaggtgctccagctcctgctcctcagtgcTGCAAGATAGACATTGCCAGCGTCAACTTGTCTTTGATGTGGCCTTCGGATTGCTCTGATTGAGCAGCGCTGGCAGGCGACAGGAGGTAAAGCCAGAGTCTGACCATGACTGGAGCTTGCCTGACTTCACACTTGATATTGCACCAGCCAAAGTCCTGGCCCGCGGTTTTGTGAAATGAGCTGACGTCACACACTTACCCTCGTCCGAGTTCTTCAAAGGCCGTGTATTTGCTCATTGGCTGGCCCACACTCACAATGCTCCCTGAAAGACAAAAGCAGGGCAGGGCGCTCACTTGCACGCAGCGACGCCGCTCCCCAGACCATCCCAAACGCAGGGCCACTGCCAGAAGCTCTGGGACCCTTGGCTTCCAGCTGCTGAGACCAGCAAGTGGGAGGGCCATCTTCTCCACCTTCCATCAGGTGGCCTTTCCTAGGAGGACTTCATTTCATTGAAGTACAGCTTGATAAGCCAAAATGATGAGCCCTTAAGAGCGGGGCCCAAAGAGGTAAGCAAGGGCCTTTGCAGCCTCTGCAGTCACACCCCCCatcactgccagggccacctgGAAGCACAAAGTGTCTGAGCCGCACGAGGAGTAAGAACGAGAGCCAGAAAACAGCTGGGGCCAGAGAGCTCCCTGGGGCCTACACACTTGCTAGGTGCCAgccttctgctccagcagaaacaatctctgcttttctctttggcacagaaggcagcccaggcagagccaagccaggcccAGCCGCCCTCACAGGCAACAGGAGCTCCCTGAGCGCTCCCGCGCTGCCTCCAAGCACAACAACAGGTTCTGCAGAGGGGCTGAAGGGCCTCTGAGACCGGGGAGAACTTCTGGCACGACCCGCACCGAGACACGCACACAGCGCACGGCTCTGGCAGACGAGAAATACACCGGACGTACTCAGTGTCTTCgggccctgctcctctctcGTCTCGGGCTGCTGGGCTGCGCCGCTGGATGAAGTGCCAGCAGCGGGGGGcgagctggctgctgcaggccatGCTGCTCTGGCGGCACCAGGCTGAATTGCAGAGCGGGTGTTGAGCTGGGACAAGAAAGGATTGCCCGTCAGAAGGGCggctggcccagaggccccgcGGAACGCAGGGCACAAGCTAGGCCTTCGGAAGATTCCGTCAGCCATTGGGCCCTTTCCCGTGTTCCCTTCTCCAAGGCAATGGGAAAAGCACAAAGGCTATTTTGATCCAACCCCTCATGGCCACCTCCATGCtccatttttcagcttttctgacaGAGACTGGCAACAAGGTAGAGATGGGGCTGTGAAGATCCAGAAAGAGACCAGAGCATGGCCCCTGAGCcttgctgctttcctcctcctgtgttTTCCCGGGCAATGAAACCGCCCCGGAGTTGGCATGCATCTGTCTGCTCAGAAACCCGGAGCATGTCCCTTCTCTGATCTCTTTCATGGATTTCCCCTCTCTATGTCAGGCTTTAGGGAGCAGCCCTTCGGAGCCGCCTTCCAGCCCTGGCCAGACGCACCCGCCCTTTACAATGCAGAGCTGACAAGGAATCTCCTCTCCAAACTCCGCTCTGACCGCGTGGAAGCCCAGCGCAGCCTACATTGTGCGTGCAGCTAATTAGTCCGTGGAGAGGACAGGTGCCCTCCAGGGACCGCTGGCTCCCAAATACCCCGCAAGGCTGTCAGCTGCGGCTTTGGGCCGCTCTGCCCGCTGACCACGGGCAGCCTGCACTGACAATGGGCACAAGGAGCTGACTTCTGCCCTGGGAAGAATGGAATGCTGCCTCTTCTCTGATGCCAAGAGACATTCTCAGGACCTCTCGGCATCCCAGCAAAGTGATGCTTGAAGGTCAAAGCTCAGAAGCCGTTGGCCAGGCCTCCCTGGCTTGCCCGAAGCGGCACTACGCTGCAGGCACGCAGCCCCCAGCATCTTCAGCCGCCAGCAACGAGGGCTGCTCCATCCAAGCCTTGAAGCTTGGCCCTGCACCAAAGGCAGTGCCAAGCTCAGCTGCCACTTACTGGCTCTGCACGTTCAGGCTGCGGAGGGACAACAGCTGGAGGCTTGATGTTCCTTTGCTCCTCTTCAGCCTCTTCCTCAGTAACAGAGGGAGCCAGAGGAGCCGCTGACCCTGCTGTTGAGCCCTGCAGACAGACACAAGTGAGAGAGACAGGCAAGAGCcagtccctgaggagctgctttctgctgagctgggaaagggaagggcaAACCATACACTTTGATGCAAGTGGGACTCTGAGTCATGAAAAGCCCAGGAAGATGGCTGAATCAGGTGCTACTCCATCTTGCTGTGCATTTGAACTTCCCTGCTGCCTAGAAGCAGCAAGACACCTTGGAGCTGGCCCACTTGCCTTTCATCTCTTGAAAGGCTCCTCTTTCCTTGGAAAATCAGCAAACAGCCAGTGCTCCCTTTGCTACTGCTGATGCCAGCAGGCACTTGGCCTTTCTTTCAGCCTCCCACGCTGGCACTCCACTGCGCTCTCCTGCCAAAGGCCAAGCTGGCAGAATTGCCACACAATTCTCACTCGCCAGCAAGGTCCCAGCTTCCTTTGCCACTCACCAAAGGACAGGCTCGTCTCCATCCGCGTGTCAGGTGACCTGCAGCCAGCGAGGGAAAAGGAACCAGAGGCCCTTAGAAAAGTGCCTGTGCCTGCGACTGCCACAGCACCAGTCAGTCCCAACAGAGAGCATTTGCCTTTCCCAGCATGCCTCCAGGAGCAACAGCTCTttcccacagcaagcaagaggaaaacaaggacGCTCGGGTAGGCTCTGTCTGCATTTGGGCCTCTCTTGCCAGGAGAGAAATAGAAACACGGCCATGGAAATGCCCCTTGTCCCTGAACAGTCTCAGCTTCCCTTGTGCCCAGCAGCTCAagcagcattttcctcctctctttcctgcATTTTACCTCGAGATTCTTTTCAATGGCATGCACTAATTCCCATCAATTGGCAGAAGAGGATAGCCCAGGAAAGTTTCCACAAAGGGCCCCCTTtgctctggcagctctctgctgaagCAGCCCAGGAACTGCTCCCGGCTTCAGCAGCAAAGCCGAACTGCATTGCAGTTTGTGCTGCATGGCCAAGGGAATCACAAGCCTGGCACACCAGAAAAGGGTCGAGTAACACAGCCAAGGCCTCCAGGAGGCAGAATTTGGGGCAAACACTGCTTTCCTTCACTCCCGGAGAGAACCGCAGAGTTGGTAGAAGTGCTTCTGAGGATCTCTCCTCAGAGTCTGCAATTTGCAGCTTGTCTTGCTTGAAGCAGCAAGCCGAGGAAATGACAGACTCCACAGCCACGCACTCTCCCGGCGAGGGAGGGCAACCGCTGCAGGTTACGCTGCAAATCCTCCGTGCCTGCCGCCCAGTACAGATagcccctttccagctgctgctgctggcaggagcttgACCAAAGGGGTGGCATCTTCATGGCCATTTTGTTCCTAAATCAACTGGGTCACTACTGCCGCATTAAGAGCAGAGCCAAGCAAAGGGCAGGTGATGCCAGCCCCAGGATGAACCTTTACTTACGAGTCAGCTGGGTCACGTAGTAGGCAGAATAGGCAAGAGAAAAGACAGTGCAAACCGCGGCACAGACTTGCCCGATCATTTTGGCAGCGCTGTGCGGGTTTGCACGCTGAATTCCACCCAAGGGAAAAGCAAGGCTCCTCTCGGGGTGCAGGCCGTCTGCTGAGAACTCCTTGATCACAAGGATCCTCCTGCAGGGAGCGAGcgcaagagctgctctggacaaGCAGGCCTTGTGCACACCGGGACAACGCTGTGCTGACGGCACTGTGACGTGGCACCGCTCCCTTGACCTCACAATGGCAGCTGCCCTGCCTTTGTTGTGCCCAGCCAGCcaacccctctgcagagctgatgcGAAAGAAAGGCCTGGCAAGTTCTCCTCAGTcctaaagcagcagaaaatgacCTCACGCTCCATAAGGCATTGCTCACGGCATCCCAGGGGAGGCCAGAACAATGAGCCAGCCCTCCTAGCATCCAAGGAATCCAAGAAAACTTGACTTTGGTTCCCAAAGCTTTGACTAAAAGCAAGTGTGCTTCTTCTAGGTGGCATCTTAGTTGCTTCTGAAAAGCCTCCCTTCTTCAATGACAAAAGAAGGGGGCAAAAGAAGCCAAGAGAATAAACGTCCAGGAGCATTGTAGGCTGCAGTGGCTTCTTGAGCACGTGGGTGCATGCTGACCTCCGCTCTGACTCGCTTTGGAGGCCGGCCTCCCTTTGCGGCAGGGAGACGCTGGCTTAGCTCTTGACGCAAAGCTCCTCTCGTCCtgcttgctgtttctctggCAACTGAAAGTCTCAGAACATCCGGAAGAGCTGTGCCGTGGTTTGTGCCACACCTGTGTTGTGttggagctctggcagcagcctgcagctcactgctctgcaatGGCCTGCAGATGTCGAGCCCTAAGGAGGCCCCTTTGGAACAGTCCAAAGCCGCAGGGTGACGGATGTTTGCCCAAGCTCCGTGCTCCCTGTGAGATTCCTTGCCGAGATTTGGGCAGCCACATCCCAGTACAAATGAGCTGCGGTCATTCCCTTCTCTCTCAAAATCTTGAGGCAGACCCAGGAGGCATCTtgaaagtggaagaaaatactgggtgggagggggaaaaaagtgctcccagctgctctgcaaatcAGCTCTGTTCACCCGTGGAATCCCACTCCATGGCTAAGCTTGCTTTCCTGGGGACCCAGCACAGACGTGTCCTCTGATAACAGACAGCTCAGTGCCTTGAACGGAGCTTTACCCTGGGCTCTTCACACTTGGAATGCTGAGGGTGGCATTTGAAAATCAATGCACCAGTTGAATGGCCCAGAACTACCTTGGAATTCTCTTGCTGAAACACTGCAGTTGTTGCCCAGAAGAGTTCCCTCCATTTGAAAGCATctcattttccctgtttccaaGTCAGCTGACCTTCCCCAGCCAATTGGAGGGCTTAGAGAAGGAAGCATGATGTCTCAGTGTCTCAGAGCACCTTGAGCAGAGCGCTTTGGTGCCCCAAAGGTTAAGGAGAGGGCACTGTTAGGAAGATGGGCCATTTCAGCCCTCCTTTGCTTTTCAATACCAAGTGGTTGCCAGCAAGGGGGGACAAGCAGGGCCtggcccctcctcctgccccgcTGTGAGCTGCGGCTGgccctgagggacagcagggcacaAGGGAATACcatctgtgccaggcaggaggggtgctgtggggcagctgtCAGGGGGTCtgtgggacaggggcagggacccTCTGTGAAGGGGGAGAGCCTTGGGCGCTCACAAGCAAAGCCATCAACGGGACAGCGCGCCCGGAGCACACGGCTTCCAAGGCACCGGGCAGCTTAGGCACAGCGTGACACGGGAGGGAACCTTCCAGGCCTCTGCAGCCTTTCGAGTTTCTATTGCCAGTCCTGCTGAAACCAAGGGCAGGAACAGAGAATCTTTTGCTTACTTCCCCATCCTCAACATCTCCATCATTCTGTCCTCCAGGTGACCAGTTCAGGCTGACAGCTCACAGCACATCTGCTGAAACCCAGCTTCTCTTATGGTAGCTTCATTCTTCTTATGACCATCCATCCCTTTCTCCTTCCAGGAGAGTTCTGAGCTTCCCTACATCAGCAATATACTCCTTTTATCCAAGCAGGGCATTATGAAGGAAGCTTTCTATGCTTCATAGTCCTAACTAAATAAAGCCTTGTCaagaaaacctcaaaacatTACATTTCCTATCTATGGCACAGCTCCTCTTAAAACTCAGGGCATGGCTGAAGCTCTCCCTAAAGGGGATGAtccatcccctttttccctccttgtgcTGGTGTTCAGCGGGCTCCCAGGATGATGGAAGAGAGA belongs to Haemorhous mexicanus isolate bHaeMex1 chromosome Z, bHaeMex1.pri, whole genome shotgun sequence and includes:
- the LOC132322443 gene encoding serine/threonine-protein kinase PAK 3-like, encoding MIGQVCAAVCTVFSLAYSAYYVTQLTRHLTRGWRRACPLGSTAGSAAPLAPSVTEEEAEEEQRNIKPPAVVPPQPERAEPLNTRSAIQPGAARAAWPAAASSPPAAGTSSSGAAQQPETREEQGPKTLRSIVSVGQPMSKYTAFEELGRGGFGAVYKALDISSGQQVAIKIMSLGEEMSEELAAIEILAMRDNRHRNIVSYFDSYLVDAELWLAMEFMDGGTLFDVLRAVYLEEGQIGAVCRECLQGLHFLHCRQVIHRDIKSGNVLVGMDGSVKLADFGLCAQLSPERSKRSSRVGTPSWMAPEVVRGEAYGPKVDIWSLGIMGLEMVEGEAPYQREARLRVFELIERNGPPKLQNPKHHSALLRDFLRCCLQADEDRRWSAQELLQHPFVTSGHPASSLAALITSAKQVQEDWRGDACA